In Oryza sativa Japonica Group chromosome 2, ASM3414082v1, the following are encoded in one genomic region:
- the LOC4330059 gene encoding two-component response regulator ORR11 — MSSIGAGAGGAVVGAAVAAVAVGGGAPPHVLAVDDSSVDRAVIAGILRSSRFRVTAVDSGKRALELLGSEPNVSMIITDYWMPEMTGYELLKKVKESSKLKKIPVVIMSSENVPTRISRCLEEGAEDFLVKPVRPSDVSRLFSRVLP, encoded by the exons ATGTCGTCGATCGGCGCCGGCGCAGGAGGAGCCGTGGTGggggcggccgtggcggcggtggcggtgggcggcggggcGCCGCCGCACGTCCTCGCCGTGGACGACAGCTCGGTCGACCGCGCCGTCATCGCCGGCATCCTCCGGAGCTCCCGGTTTCGTG TGACGGCTGTGGATAGCGGGAAGAGGGCCCTGGAACTGCTAGGCTCG GAACCAAATGTGAGCATGATAATCACGGACTACTGGATGCCGGAGATGACGGGATACGAGCTCCTGAAGAAAGTCAAG GAGTCATCCAAGCTGAAGAAGATCCCCGTGGTGATCATGTCCTCGGAGAATGTGCCAACAAGAATCAGCAG ATGCCTTGAGGAAGGCGCGGAGGATTTCTTGGTGAAGCCCGTCCGGCCATCCGACGTGTCGCGGCTCTTCAGCCGCGTGCTACCatga
- the LOC136355038 gene encoding uncharacterized protein, producing the protein MAGHPPNHRGEGMIDFVAELARMTLVVGYPDAPEYTTIPPLSGELPYRVRLEVHGYVGTCLANMAVEASGGTADHACQEAAYLMMARLRERHDYIFHDTAYRYHPRRAHGDGVSSFRPTAGENDTTFGHMCAVMRGLDRMHSDLHKATKALNDGKLMRIVALKDEVARLKKENAQLKGLPAPGGVRIRTTPRKRTTAPVRIQLAPRNPPPPAAPAAAPVPPAVPAAPAPAPAFTLSFAPASAARGSASGTGGWLSATPSGSGETDPSGSRSRLEGPGDEQEDAFDSTDRRSRSEH; encoded by the coding sequence atggccggtcacccacccaaccaccgcggagaaggcatgatcgactttgtggcagagctGGCACGCATGACACTGGTAGTGGGCTACCCCGACGCGCCGGAGTACACGACCATcccaccgctcagtggcgagcttccttaccgtgtccgcttggaggtccatggctacgtggggacttgcctcgctaacatggcggtggaggcgtcaggaggcacagcagatcacgcctgtcaggaggcagcctacttgatgatggccaggctacgggagcgccacgactacatcttccacgacacggcgtaccgctaccacccccgtcgagcccatggtgatggcgtcagctccttccgtccgacagctggcgagaacgacaccaccttcggtcacatgtgtgctgtgatgaggggattggataggatgcactcggacctgcacaaggcgaccaaggccttgaacgatgggaagctcatgaggatcgtcgctctgaaggacgaggtagcgcgcctgaagaaggagaatgctcagttgaagggccttccagcgccaggaggagtccggatccgcactacgccccgtAAGAGGACGACTGCACctgtgcgcatccagcttgcgcccaggaacccacctccaccagcagctcccgcagcagctccagttccgcccgcagttcctgcagctccagctccagctcccgcgttcactctctccttcgctccagcatcagccgccagaggttcagccagtggtaccggaggttggctgtctgctactcccagcggcagcggcgagaccGATCCgtcaggctccaggagtcgctTAGAGGGAccgggtgacgagcaggaggacgccttcgactccaccgaccgcaggagccgttccgagcattag